The Anguilla anguilla isolate fAngAng1 chromosome 4, fAngAng1.pri, whole genome shotgun sequence genome has a window encoding:
- the LOC118226400 gene encoding ankyrin repeat domain-containing protein 12-like isoform X2, translated as MAKPGTDGGGTMVEKQTGKKSKDKISSFTKTPKLDRCELLETEMKPKSSMKRKLTFTLSPQRNEERDSDTDKDGPEKKKVKKETGSKKSTPVNILFGYPLSERKQMALLMQMTARDNSPDSTPNHPSQAAPVQKKISSSTTSRQKDKINKRNERGETTLHMAAIRGDVKQVKELIRLGADVNVKDFAGWTPLHEACNLGHYDVAKVLIATGAEVNTQGLDDDTPLHDASSSGHKEIVRLLVQHGGNPFQANNRGERPVDVADSKEIEELLKGHVQLSNSDDRSSDSEGHTSADDNMEYSDTEKDSKQTHATNTSASTAGLDEYDFKDEEEEDLNNALKGRPRLKRESRQREKDSFEKNHFVDNQERSESPRTCKSKKQKISRIQYRSSVSSSDETSPERKSSSTCPLTIEVQKADVRTKKLNLTVEQKEKGKSNVNKNLSKNKENQELKEDRKENCKGLLPSTTVPGLETPEKTSEEDSFKMSFSPKDEDSVHLFPLSSIKSPKHNHSDKQSGPLKKENLKLCMSSGDSPSQVDSVKHNNHPELYNSSESSGSKGLKHKEKSKYHHKDLSCDEEGENLDDGEDALQKTDKEGKVIKKHKLKHQEKDKTKKENDNEKEKNRKDNNNEKDTNRKENETEKDKHRPRDTRKDSHRHLEFDREFWKDNFFKSDENEDLLLEKNEVPESGSLQKGADVPLVKEERTTKEKHSHSKDKKQKEELEKDKDFKKEKEELQCREDKGKELKTAEETDCHISNWESIVSGVKEELEDNPISENKLQDQPEKGAREKTDKRLPGRERESEKLDKKHSDREKKQKAEYFGDKSELLNCIDKLKEREKVTSGCSHSPLEKNLRESEKSKPIFLTKKPEDYKKIKEKMDRKSEKEKQERVRCPTENRDKEKNSIDKKGKTSEKVAVADQGKLDRVKEKEKDNEKKKKDKIKDITSSNSNLKTFLTEKRISVCENSKTPLDKTKHKEDILKPLEKDKRTRDKNTDRHRDGHKDKSQQTKTSKIKMNEAEADGAKSKSSPAPKDARPKEKRLVNDDLMQTSFERMLSQKDQEIEQWHRKHKEKIKQKERERMKHQPVAELSKLKNKDRVKNSPSELCLTKDHLRSKSSDVCEAHSQEKVSKEATSSRSVSLDTKSAAFVGKAESDRSGLMCRSVSVVSVASSEGSCQTAVLTQRPLAEYDSSFVQESLDSQLCTIQSSLAVHENECDGFLDGVPQKGTSLSNKQETPCSTEDEDDKLISTDGRPESSAESCGTPGLLLPSLSICTADTPRDTGDEGTHLSPHVHPDVSLVSESGSQDSDKNEGERVSMSQADTSLQPATETKENSVADLLLEGDVQGPQGEDSRTKPSVEKSPSEHIIMETKESLPVDTKGICSFPLSQQQDSSNGKVSDCCGEHQDVCTNLSVDLLQRPESDSAQKENPSLLEDSPCCADRQLEDRTIEKQYIDLSRRTRIHCESSTSLSTASFNTRTHGMVNNIENSSLNEPEDAQENMETDSVVPKDTKQRLMNESMGAGNLQSDNNEFADSTLSAVMVSCQGAKHQPEENTLYEAQESKERSGSLEIPENMCLPIGTSPQVCTITEVKPETCEDMTAFVAAPDKKFQQLQQDTFDSSPNSLQGDFPTEHSNVPSGSSSPQPGEGDSDSSGAKSKTRLSEEDDIQLPHPRKRKMHRVPHSIPSGPTVLHPKERTQQSLAAIVDSLKLEEIEPYQTERANPYYEFLHIRRKIEEKRKVLCNVIPQAPQYYDEYVTFNGSYLLDGNPLGKLCIPTITPPPSLLEPLKEMFKQQEVVRMKLRLQHSIEREKLILSNEQEVLRVHYRAARTLANQALPFSACTVLLDAEVYNMPQDVQGDDCKTSVRDRFNARQFMSWLQDVDDKFDKLKTCLLMRQQHEAAALNAVQRLEWQLKLQELDPAAYKSISIFQIPEFYIPLVDVSDDFELAPV; from the exons ATGGCCAAACCTGGGACCGACGGAGGCGGCACCatggtggaaaaacaaacagggaagAAG AGCAAAGATAAAATTTCTTCCTTCACCAAGACTCCGAAGTTGGACCGGTGTGAGTTGTTGGAGACGGAGATGAAGCCGAAGTCTTCCATGAAACGCAAGCTTACCTTCACCCTCAGCCCGCAGAGGAACGAGGAGCGGGACTCTGACACCG ATAAAGACGGTCcagaaaagaagaaagtgaAGAAGGAAACGGGAAGCAAGAAGTCGACTCCAGTGAACATTCTGTTTGGGTATCCGTTGTCGGAGCGGAAACAGATGGCACTTCTAATGCAGATGACTGCAAGAGACAATAGCCCAG ACTCCACCCCCAATCACCCCTCACAAGCGGCACCAGTACAGAAGAAGATCTCCAGCTCTACGACATCTAGGCAGAAGGATAAGATTAATAAGAGGAATGAGAGAGGCGAGACTACTCTACACATGGCTGCCATCCGGGGGGATGTCAAACAAGTCAAGGAGCTCATCCGTCTGGGGGCTGATGTTAATGTCAAAGACTTTGCAG GCTGGACTCCACTCCATGAAGCATGCAACTTAGGTCACTATGATGTTGCGAAGGTTTTGATTGCCACTGGAGCAGAGGTCAACACACAGGGGCTGGATGATGACACTCCACTGCATGACGCATCCAGCAGTGGACATAAAGAG ATTGTGAGATTGCTGGTGCAGCATGGGGGCAATCCCTTCCAGGCCAATAACCGTGGAGAGCGTCCCGTGGATGTGGCCGACTCCAAGGAGATAGAGGAGCTGCTGAAGGGCCATGTGCAGCTGTCCAATTCAGATGACCGTTCCTCAG ATTCTGAAGGCCACACCAGTGCTGATGACAACATGGAATACTCAGACACTGAAAAGGACAgcaaacagacacatgcaaCAAACACATCTGCCTCTACAGCTGGATTGGATGAATATGATTTcaaggatgaggaagaggaggacctCAACAATGCACTGAAGGGCAGACCCCGCTTGAAGCGGGAGTCAAGACAGCGAGAGAAGGATTCATTTGAAAAGAACCATTTTGTGGACAACCAGGAGAGGAGCGAGTCCCCACGTACCTGCAagtcaaaaaagcaaaaaatatcacGCATCCAGTATCGCAGCTCTGTGAGCTCAAGCGATGAAACTTCCCCAGAGAGGAAGAGCTCTTCCACTTGTCCACTTACCATCGAAGTACAGAAAGCTGATGTGAGGACCAAAAAACTGAACCTCACTGTAgagcagaaagagaaaggaaaatcCAATGTTAACAAAAACCtaagcaaaaataaagaaaaccaaGAGCTGAAAGAGGACAGAAAGGAAAACTGCAAAGGTCTGCTCCCCTCCACGACAGTGCCTGGTCTAGAGACCCCAGAGAAGACTAGCGAAGAAGATTCCTTCAAGATGTCATTCAGCCCTAAAGACGAAGACTCTGTCCATCTCTTTCCTCTGTCATCAATCAAGTCTCCCAAGCATAACCACAGTGACAAGCAGTCTGGTCCTCTCAAAAAGGAAAATTTGAAATTGTGCATGTCCTCTGGTGACAGTCCTAGTCAGGTGGACAGCGTGAAACACAACAACCATCCGGAACTGTACAACTCATCAGAGAGCTCTGGTAGTAAAGGCTTAAAACATAAAGAGAAGAGCAAGTACCACCACAAAGATCTCAGCTGTGATGAGGAAGGAGAGAACTTGGACGATGGTGAAGATGCCTTGCAGAAGACTGACAAAGAAGGCAAAGTCATCAAGAAGCACAAACTGAAACATCAGGAGAAAGACAAGACCAAGAAGGAGAATGACAATGAGAAGGAGAAGAACAGGAAGGACAACAACAATGAGAAGGACACAAACAGgaaagagaatgagacagagaagGACAAACACAGACCAAGAGATACCAGGAAAGATAGCCACAGGCATCTGGAGTTTGACAGAGAATTCTGGAAAGATAACTTTTTCAAGAGTGATGAAAATGAAGACCTTCTGCTTGAGAAAAATGAAGTGCCTGAAAGTGGCTCTCTTCAAAAGGGAGCAGATGTGCCACTGGTAAAAGAGGAgagaacaacaaaagaaaagcaCTCTCACAGCAAAGATAAGAAGCAGAAAGAGGAGCTGGAAAAGgacaaagattttaaaaaggagaaagaagaaCTGCAGTGCAGAGAGGATAAGGGAAAGGAGTTGAAGACAGCAGAAGAGACAGATTGTCATATTTCCAATTGGGAGTCTATAGTTTCTGGTGTGAAGGAAGAACTGGAGGACAATCCCATCTCCGAAAACAAACTACAAGACCAACCAGAGAAGGGAGCTCGAGAAAAAACAGATAAGAGGTTGccaggaagggagagggagtcTGAAAAATTGGATAAAAAACATTCTgacagagaaaagaaacagaaagctgAGTACTTTGGAGACAAAAGTGAACTCCTCAACTGTATAGAcaaattgaaagagagagaaaaggtaaCATCTGGTTGCTCACATTCACCCTTAGAGAAAAATctaagagagagtgaaaaatcAAAACCCATCTTTTTGACAAAAAAGCCAGAAGActacaaaaaaatcaaagagaAAATGGATCGaaagagcgagaaagagaagCAAGAGAGAGTGCGGTGTCCAACAGAGaacagagataaagagaaaaacagcatagataagaaaggaaaaacatctgaaaaagtTGCAGTAGCAGATCAAGGTAAACTTGACAgagtaaaagaaaaagagaaagacaatgagaaaaagaaaaaagataaaataaaggaCATTACTTCCTCCAACTCAAACTTGAAAACTTTCCTTACAGAGAAAAGGATCAGTGTATGTGAAAACAGTAAGACTCCCCTTGACAAGACAAAACATAAGGAGGATATTTTAAAACCTCTGGAGAAAGATAAAAGGACTAGGGACAAAAAtactgacagacacagagatgGGCATAAGGATAAGTCTcagcaaacaaaaaccagtaaaataaaaatgaatgaagcagAGGCTGATGGGGCAAAATCAAAATCCTCACCTGCTCCTAAAGATGCtcgaccaaaagagaaaaggctTGTTAATGATGACCTCATGCAGACCAGCTTTGAGCGAATGTTGAGCCAAAAAGATCAGGAGATTGAGCAGTGGCACAGGAAACACAAGGAGAAAATCaagcagaaagaaagagagaggatgaAACACCAACCAGTGGCAGAGCTCAGCAAGCTGAAGAATAAAGATAGGGTGAAAAACTCACCCAGTGAGCTGTGCCTTACCAAAGACCACCTTCGGTCCAAAAGCTCAGATGTTTGTGAGGCTCACAGCCAAGAGAAGGTGTCGAAGGAAGCCACTAGTTCAAGATCTGTATCGCTGGACACAAAAAGTGCAGCATTTGTTGGAAAGGCAGAAAGCGACAGGTCCGGCTTAATGTGCAgatctgtgtctgtggtttCAGTGGCTAGTTCAGAGGGCTCCTGCCAGACAGCAGTGCTAACACAAAGGCCCCTAGCTGAGTATGACTCCAGTTTTGTACAGGAAAGTTTAGATTCTCAGTTGTGCACCATACAGTCTTCCTTGGCTGtccatgaaaatgaatgtgatggTTTTCTTGATGGGGTTCCACAAAAAGGGACCTCACTGTCCAACAAGCAAGAGACCCCTTGCTCAACAGAGGATGAAGATGACAAACTTATATCCACTGATGGCAGACCTGAAAGCAGTGCAGAAAGCTGCGGGACTCCGGGATTGCTGCTCCCAAGCCTCAGTATTTGCACTGCTGATACTCCAAGAGACACTGGAGATGAAGGAACCCATTTAAGTCCTCATGTCCATCCAGATGTTAGTCTTGTTTCTGAGTCAGGCAGCCAGGATTCCGATAAAAACGAAGGTGAACGTGTCAGCATGTCCCAAGCAGATACTTCACTGCAGCCAGCCACAGAAACAAAGGAGAACAGTGTCGCTGATCTTCTGCTTGAGGGAGATGTGCAGGGTCCTCAAGGTGAAGACTCTAGAACAAAACCCTCAGTTGAGAAGTCACCCTCAGAACATATAATTATGGAAACTAAGGAGTCTCTACCTGTGGATACAAAAGGAATCTGTTCATTCCCTCTTTCTCAGCAGCAAGATTCTTCAAATGGAAAAGTATCTGACTGCTGTGGTGAGCATCAGGATGTGTGCACAAACCTCTCTGTGGATTTGTTGCAGAGACCTGAGAGTGATTCTGCACAGAAAGAAAATCCTAGCTTATTGGAAGATAGTCCCTGTTGTGCAGATAGACAATTGGAGGACCGTACAATAGAGAAGCAGTACATTGATTTGTCTAGAAGGACTAGAATCCACTGTGAGAGCAGCACAAGTCTCTCTACTGCTTCCTTTAATACTAGAACACATGGAATGGTTAACAACATTGAAAACTCTAGCCTGAATGAGCCTGAGGATGCTCAAGAAAACATGGAAACAGACAGTGTTGTTCCAAAGGACACTAAGCAAAGACTCATGAATGAATCCATGGGAGCAGGTAATCTACAGTCTGACAATAATGAATTTGCAGATTCTACATTGTCAGCGGTCATGGTATCCTGTCAAGGTGCTAAGCATCAACCGGAAGAAAATACTTTGTATGAAGCTCAAGAGAGCAAGGAGAGGAGTGGCTCTTTGGAAATTCCAGAGAATATGTGTCTTCCCATAGGAACTAGCCCTCAGGTCTGTACCATAACTGAAGTGAAGCCCGAAACATGTGAAGATATGACTGCATTTGTAGCTGCACCTGACAAGAAATTCCAACAACTGCAGCAGGATACGTTCGATTCCTCACCCAATAGCCTGCAAGGGGATTTCCCAACAGAGCACAGCAACGTTCCCTCAGGAAGTTCTTCTCCACAGCCAGGAGAAGGGGACTCTGACTCTAGTGGTGCCAAATCCAAAACCAGACTGTCGGAAGAGGATGACATACAGTTGCCCCATCCACGGAAGAGAAAGATGCATCGAGTCCCACATTCCATCCCCTCAGGGCCCACCGTCCTGCACCCTAAAGAGAGGACCCAGCAGTCTCTGGCAGCCATTGTGGACTCTCTGAAGCTGGAGGAGATTGAGCCCTACCAGACTGAAAGAGCCAACCCTTACTATGAGTTCCTGCATATCCGCAGAAAGATTGAAGAGAAGCGGAAAGTCCTGTGTAATGTTATTCCGCAAGCACCACAGTATTATGATGAATATGTGACCTTCAACGGATCCTACCTCCTGGATGGAAACCCACTTGGCAAGCTCTGTATTCCAACT ATAACTCCACCTCCCTCATTACTCGAACCACTAAAAGAGATGTTTAAACAGCAGGAGGTTGTTCGCATGAAGCTGCGCTTGCAACACAGCATTGAACGG GAGAAGCTGATCCTTTCCAATGAGCAAGAGGTTTTGCGTGTCCATTACCGTGCAGCGAGAACACTAGCCAATCAGGCCCTTCCCTTCAGTGCCTGCACAGTCCTGCTGGACGCTGAAGTTTACAACATGCCGCAGGATGTTCAG GGGGATGATTGCAAAACCTCCGTCCGGGACCGGTTCAATGCTAGGCAGTTCATGTCTTGGTTACAAGACGTTGATGACAAGTTTGATAAGCTGAAG ACCTGTCTCCTGATGCGGCAGCAGCACGAGGCGGCGGCGCTCAACGCCGTGCAGCGCCTGGAGTGGCAGCTCAAGCTCCAGGAGCTGGACCCCGCCGCCTACAAGTCCATCAGCATCTTCCAGATCCCCGAGTTCTACATCCCGCTCGTGGACGTCAGCGACGACTTCGAACTGGCCCCCGTTTGA